In Euzebyales bacterium, the following are encoded in one genomic region:
- a CDS encoding YceI family protein: MTTATGTLTGTYAIDPSHSRIGFVARHAMVTKVRGQFTAYEGTGWFDAEDPTRSTIALTIRADSIDTANADRDAHLRSNDFFDMEHHPTLTFTSTAVERVDDDVYRVAGDLTLRGVARPVTIDFEFTGAAVDPFGNQRIGFEGRTTVNRRDWGLNWNAALDAGGVLVSEKVTLEFDVSAIRTEAA; encoded by the coding sequence ATGACCACCGCAACCGGAACGCTGACCGGCACGTACGCGATCGACCCGAGCCACAGCCGCATCGGCTTCGTAGCCCGCCACGCCATGGTCACGAAGGTCCGCGGCCAGTTCACCGCCTACGAGGGCACCGGCTGGTTCGACGCCGAGGACCCGACCCGCTCCACGATCGCGCTGACGATCCGGGCCGACAGCATCGACACCGCCAACGCCGACCGCGACGCACACCTGCGCAGCAACGACTTCTTCGACATGGAGCACCACCCGACGCTGACGTTCACCTCGACCGCCGTCGAGCGGGTCGACGACGACGTCTACCGCGTCGCCGGTGACCTGACCCTGCGCGGCGTAGCCAGGCCGGTCACCATCGACTTCGAGTTCACCGGCGCGGCCGTCGACCCGTTCGGCAACCAGCGCATCGGGTTCGAGGGCCGCACCACCGTCAACCGCAGGGACTGGGGCCTGAACTGGAACGCCGCCCTCGACGCCGGCGGCGTGCTTGTCTCCGAGAAGGTCACCCTCGAGTTCGACGTCTCCGCGATCAGGACAGAGGCGGCCTGA